The Bdellovibrio sp. NC01 genome includes the window AGGAAGTAGCGTTGTCTGAACAATTGCAACAAGCGTTCGCAAACAATGACAATGCAATGGCCGCTAAAATCTTGCAGCACATGGGCGACATTCGCAAAAACGGTCACGGTAAATACAAAGAATAATTGCCAAGACAGGTTGTCTCGGTTCAGACAACCTGTTTAGAAGTTCTTTAAGAAATTAAAAATCTCGGTCTTCAGATCCAGGCCGGTGTCGCCGGCAAGATTCGTTAAACATGGCAAGCTGACGTCACTTGCTGATCCCAGACAATGATCGCCTCCTGTTGGGTTCAAAGCCGTTCCCGTTGAAGCAATAATCATTAGCTTTAACGAACCAGAACAATCACCATAAGTCGTAACTTGTCCTGATACCGTTGGCGTTGCAGGCGTCGTGGCACATTTTAAATTCGTTCGAACAGAATAATACAATTTATCGTTCAACACCGTTGGGCTTGCGTCATACCAAGCGCTTGGCTCTGTAACCAAATTAGAATTGATAGTCCAAGTTGCTGCAGCCATATTATTGGTCGTGGCCAAAACACGATCGCGATCCCCGACAATGCTTATGAATGGTTTTACGGTACTAGGTGCGCAGGGATGATCACTACTTGCATCCAAATGAACGGATGGAGGTCCCGCCAAAGCAGCATAACCATCAAATGTCGATGGAGATTCGCACCACATACGATTCGCCATCATTCCGCCATTAGAATGTCCTGCCAAATACACTTTAGTCACAGATGGATAATTTGCTTTAATCGAAGTCACCAATGCTTGAAGAAATGCCACATCGTCTGCGCCAGAAATCATGACGTAATTTGACCAAGTCCAATTATTACCCGTTACGTTTTGTCCTTGGGGAAAAACCGCCATCACATGATTATTAGCCAGCCACGTCTGTGCGCTTGAGGTCAGTACATAAGACGTTGTGGTATTTGTAGTTTTAAAGCCCAAGGAATATTCGATGCCTTCCTTTTTACCACCACCACCGTGAAGAAAGACGATCGCCGATGTCGCTCCACTTGGAATGTAGAAATCAATCTTATGGGGATAAATGCCAACCGTCTGATTGGTAGAACTCGTGATACCTGAAGACGGATCTTGAGTCGTCGTCGAGTCGTTTGAAGAAAACTTGTTACAAGATGACAAAACCAAAAACAGAACTACGCATAATTTCTGAGCTGCCGACATGAAAACTCCGCTACTAAAATGCTAACGGTTTCCCTGTTCTGGACGCAAACAAATTCCCCGGCGCTTTAGACTTTGTGTTCGCCCAATAAGATTTTCTCAATACGACGGTCTGGAACTAACCACATCGCGGCGACAGAAATGTAAACCGCATAAGAAATCCACGAATGATAGAAAGCCGCTGCAATCGCAATCGCGTATGCCACAACTGAAATCTTGCCTTTATAGTCACACTTCACCGCTTGCGCTAAATTAGAATCTGCACCTTCAGAGCGCAACAACACATAAGTTAAAATCGTATAAGCGATCCCACACATCATCAGGTTCACGCCATAAATCACAACGGGAACTGTGGGGAAATGATTTTCGCCCATCCACGATGTTGTAAACGGCACCAAAGATAACCAAAACAGCAGATGCAAGTTCGCCCACAGAATTCCACCATTCACTTTATGAATTGAATGCATTAAGTGATGGTGATTGTTCCAATAAATACCCACATAAATGAAACTTAGAATATAGCTGATGAACACCGGAATAAGTTCTGACAACGCTGAAAGATCCGGAGAGTGCGGAACTTTTAGTTCCAACACCATGATCGTAATGATAATTGCAATCACACCATCACTAAATGCTTCCAGACGTCCCTTATTCATTTGCACTACCTTGCTGAAAATTTAAATTATCTTACGACGGCAAAGCCGGTGTGTAAACCGGCTTATACCATTGTTGAAGTGATTGTGATGTGGCTTTCCAAAAGATTGTGGATAGGACATTTTTCTGCGATTTCAAACAAACGCTGTTTTTGTTCGGCATCCAATTCGCCTTTAAACGTCAACTCGCGCGAGATTTTTGATTCCGTTTTACTTTCCGAATCGATCGTGATTTTGACATCGGTCGATTCCAGCTTCCAACCTTTACGGTTCGCATACATCTGCACTGTGATGATCGTGCAAGCAGCAAGGGCCGCTTCCAGAATTTCATGAGGACTTGGGCCTTCGTCACCGCCGCCTTTTTCTTGCGTGACACCAGCCGTGATCTCGAAATGTCCTGCTACGATCTTTGCTGCTAAATCATTATAACGTTTGCCCTGAACCATTTAACTGTCCTCTTTCTAACTTTTTCTTACCTGAATCTAACTTAATCAGCGCTTGGCGCAAACTAGAATGTAATAACACGAACTCTGGATCTTCACTTAAATGATGCTGATAGCGATGATAGATCGCTGCCTGCGGATTTTCTTTATGCAACACGAAATCAATTTGTTCCCTGATGCAGTCCAAATCCGCTTGCGTCACTTCTTCGCTTTCATCAGCGAAGGCATCGATCTCTGCAATCAGAGCCGAAAACGGTTGCAACCACTTAAAGCTCTGCTCGTGAGTCAACATCTGTAAAAAATCGAAAGGAGAAATTCTGCGCTCAAAGTATTTCTCGGCCTGTTGTCTTTCTCTTTCAAGAAAGCGGCGATGAAGATCTTTAAGGCGTTTGCTGACCTCGACGATTTGCTCTTTCATAATGGCATCCTTTCTGCTTCTCTGTCTGCGGCCCGACTTACGGAAGATCGAAAACGATAAATTCCGCGTCTTTGCTCCATTGAAGTTTTACGGATTCAACTTCTTGGATTGCGGCGCCATCGCCCGCTTGCAAAGCAGTTCCGTCGGCTGTTACGTCACCTTTAATCACTTGCACCCAAATGTGACGATGTGGGTACGTTTTCAATTTTTTCTCACCAATGTCTTGCGCTTTCACTGCATACATATCGACGTCTTGGTTGATTGTAATCGAACCATTGCGACCGTCGCGTGATGCCACCAGAATCATATCGCTGCATGAAAAATCATTTGCGAAAGATTTCTGACCATAGCTTGGAGTGATTCCTGTTTTTTCTGGAGTGATCCAAATTTGCAGGAAGTGCGTCTCTTTATCGCTCAAGTTATTATACTCTGAGTGACGAACACCTGTGCCAGCACTCATTCTTTGTACTTCGCCAGGTTTGATCACTGTGTTAGTACCCATTGAGTCTTGATGCTTTAACTCGCCCTCGATAACGTAAGAAATAATCTCCATATCGCGATGGCCGTGGGTATCGAAGCCCGTCGCACCCGCGATGCGGTCTTCGTTAATCACGCGCAAGTTACTAAAGCCCATAAAACGTGGATCGTAATAATCCGCGAAAGAGAATGTGTGGCGGGATTTCAACCAACCGTGTTCTGCGTTGCCTCTGTCTGCTGATTTTCTAACTGTGATCATATAAACCTCTCTTAAAGTTTGTTTCGTTGATGAATTAAGATTAGGCCTTTTTGCCGTTAAAGGAAATTACTAGTTTTTTATCTTCTTTATAGTTTTCATTTATATAGTTTGAACTGAGATGCGCCCTATTGCAGCTCGCCGCATTATGAATGTCGTTTCACAAGTTCTGGACCTCTCAAAAGCGCTCTGATTTGAGACACTTTATAACGTTATGAAACGCCTCAATTTTCCGATAAGTCAGTAAGATATGTCTTCAGCAAGCGCTCCGCAGAATTTGCGTCTTTACGAGTGGAACTCTGGGCACACCCTGGCTCCAATGGTCATCCCTGTTCGAGTTGATGAGACTCCCGAACAAGCTGCGCGTCGCTACTTAAGCGAGATGGCTAAAAACTCCTGCCTGATGAATCTTTTTGAAAATCACATTCCGCAACTCCCTTTGGATGGTTTTTCTTTGCTTGAAGAAAACCGCTGGGAGCCACGGGTATTGATGATCGCAAACTTGCCGTTCGATTATTCAATGCATTCGCCACGCATTCTTGGTTTTCAAAAGGTCTTTCATCGTATGAAAGAACGCTGCTTCATTCTGCCGATCAATGCCAACCTGGGATTGACGTACGAAGAAACCACAGAGTTCTTCCAGTTAATTTCAAACCACTTCCCGTTCATGGTTGCCATGGGTGGTGATGACGTTGATCCAACCTTGTATCGCCAAATCAACTCTCATTGCCGCAAGGTCACTCCTTCGCGCGATCAGTTCGAAGCTGCGTTGATTAAGTCTTACGTGGAAAAAGATCAGGGCTTCTTACTTGGCGTTTGCCGCGGTTCACAGATCGCTTCAGTGGCGCTGGGTTATCAGTTGATTCAAGACGTGCCTGAACAAATCGGTCACAAAGTTGCACACGCCAATGACTGGCACACGATTGAAATCCAAGGCACAAGTAATAATATTTTGCGCTCTTTGAGTTCAAACAGTTCACAAATCTTGGTGAACTCTATTCACCATCAATCTGTCGTTTATCGTGAAGGCGGCTTGCTTGAAATTGCTGCGGTTGCATCAGATGGTGTCACTGAAGCGACGGAATTTAAGAACGGCAAAGGCTTGCTTTTGCAGTTCCATCCAGAACTTATGAATAACGATTTAGGCGAAGAGATCTTGATGCTCGCTTTGAATCAAAGAAAGAAATAGTGCGGTCGCCAAAAGACCGCAGTATGACATCAAAATACTCATTGCCTCAGTCTTCTTAAGATCTAAAATAGAGTTATGTTTGAACAACTCTATCTCCATCAAAAACAGTACAGCCTGCAACTGCGTAAAGAAGCGATTGATTTGCGTCTTGAGCATTTAAAGACCTTAGAAAATCTGATCGATTCAAATCAAAAAGAATTTGTTCAAGCACTCAAAGAAGACTTCAACAAACCAGAAATGGAAACGCTGACGACAGAGATTTACCCGCTTCTTATGGAGCTTCGTCACGCTCAAAAACAGTTACGCAATTGGGTGAAACCGGAACGTGTTCCTGCTCCATTATTTTTAAAAGGTTCGCAAAGTTACATTCACTATGAACCGCGCGGCGTATGCTTAGTGATCTCGCCGTGGAATTACCCGGTGCTCTTGACTTTGGGACCTGTGATTTCTGCCATCGCTGCCGGTAACACGTGTGTGGTTAAACCTTCGGAATACACGCAGGCGACGACAACCTTGATCGCGCGATTATTAAATGGCGCTTTCGCCGAAGAATTCATTCGTGTCGTCGAAGGCGGTCCCGAAACGACGCAAAATCTTTTGAAACAACCTTTCGATCACATCTTCTTCACCGGGAGCACACAGATCGGCAAACTTGTGATGGAAGCAGCAGCTAAAAATCTAAGCAGCGTCACTTTAGAGTTAGGTGGCAAGTCCCCGACAATCATCGACAACACTGCAGATTTAGATTTAGCGGCAGAAAAATTACTGTGGTCGAAATTTATGAATGCCGGGCAAACATGTGTGGCCCCCGACTACCTCTTCATTCAAGAAACCGTCTATCCATCTTTTGTGCGTTTATTTACGCAAAAACTTGCAAACATTTTCGGAAAAGAACCCGCACAACGAAAAGCTTATGCCGATTATGCTCGCATCATTTCGC containing:
- a CDS encoding OsmC family protein, yielding MVQGKRYNDLAAKIVAGHFEITAGVTQEKGGGDEGPSPHEILEAALAACTIITVQMYANRKGWKLESTDVKITIDSESKTESKISRELTFKGELDAEQKQRLFEIAEKCPIHNLLESHITITSTMV
- a CDS encoding gamma-glutamyl-gamma-aminobutyrate hydrolase family protein (Members of this family of hydrolases with an active site Cys residue belong to MEROPS family C26.), yielding MSSASAPQNLRLYEWNSGHTLAPMVIPVRVDETPEQAARRYLSEMAKNSCLMNLFENHIPQLPLDGFSLLEENRWEPRVLMIANLPFDYSMHSPRILGFQKVFHRMKERCFILPINANLGLTYEETTEFFQLISNHFPFMVAMGGDDVDPTLYRQINSHCRKVTPSRDQFEAALIKSYVEKDQGFLLGVCRGSQIASVALGYQLIQDVPEQIGHKVAHANDWHTIEIQGTSNNILRSLSSNSSQILVNSIHHQSVVYREGGLLEIAAVASDGVTEATEFKNGKGLLLQFHPELMNNDLGEEILMLALNQRKK
- a CDS encoding PHB depolymerase family esterase, translated to MSAAQKLCVVLFLVLSSCNKFSSNDSTTTQDPSSGITSSTNQTVGIYPHKIDFYIPSGATSAIVFLHGGGGKKEGIEYSLGFKTTNTTTSYVLTSSAQTWLANNHVMAVFPQGQNVTGNNWTWSNYVMISGADDVAFLQALVTSIKANYPSVTKVYLAGHSNGGMMANRMWCESPSTFDGYAALAGPPSVHLDASSDHPCAPSTVKPFISIVGDRDRVLATTNNMAAATWTINSNLVTEPSAWYDASPTVLNDKLYYSVRTNLKCATTPATPTVSGQVTTYGDCSGSLKLMIIASTGTALNPTGGDHCLGSASDVSLPCLTNLAGDTGLDLKTEIFNFLKNF
- a CDS encoding pirin family protein yields the protein MITVRKSADRGNAEHGWLKSRHTFSFADYYDPRFMGFSNLRVINEDRIAGATGFDTHGHRDMEIISYVIEGELKHQDSMGTNTVIKPGEVQRMSAGTGVRHSEYNNLSDKETHFLQIWITPEKTGITPSYGQKSFANDFSCSDMILVASRDGRNGSITINQDVDMYAVKAQDIGEKKLKTYPHRHIWVQVIKGDVTADGTALQAGDGAAIQEVESVKLQWSKDAEFIVFDLP
- a CDS encoding TMEM175 family protein → MNKGRLEAFSDGVIAIIITIMVLELKVPHSPDLSALSELIPVFISYILSFIYVGIYWNNHHHLMHSIHKVNGGILWANLHLLFWLSLVPFTTSWMGENHFPTVPVVIYGVNLMMCGIAYTILTYVLLRSEGADSNLAQAVKCDYKGKISVVAYAIAIAAAFYHSWISYAVYISVAAMWLVPDRRIEKILLGEHKV
- a CDS encoding aldehyde dehydrogenase family protein; this translates as MFEQLYLHQKQYSLQLRKEAIDLRLEHLKTLENLIDSNQKEFVQALKEDFNKPEMETLTTEIYPLLMELRHAQKQLRNWVKPERVPAPLFLKGSQSYIHYEPRGVCLVISPWNYPVLLTLGPVISAIAAGNTCVVKPSEYTQATTTLIARLLNGAFAEEFIRVVEGGPETTQNLLKQPFDHIFFTGSTQIGKLVMEAAAKNLSSVTLELGGKSPTIIDNTADLDLAAEKLLWSKFMNAGQTCVAPDYLFIQETVYPSFVRLFTQKLANIFGKEPAQRKAYADYARIISHKHCLRLKEMQAEALAQGAGILFGGESDENTRYYSPTVIENVDVHSRLMQEEIFGPILPLMKYKDITEVIHFINERPKPLALYVYSHSEMTIEAVQSQTSSGGLVINDSVIHLGNDNLPFGGVGESGMGTSHGIHGFKTFSHGKSVLRQGWGGKLLGLMYPPYTKQKMEVIKNMIRWRV